In a single window of the Portunus trituberculatus isolate SZX2019 chromosome 9, ASM1759143v1, whole genome shotgun sequence genome:
- the LOC123501176 gene encoding 3-oxoacyl-[acyl-carrier-protein] synthase, mitochondrial-like isoform X2, translating into MGGVRRVVVTGLGLVTPLGVGAPHTWLRLTAGRVATSALTDEGYAQVPCRVGARVPRGEGEGELHLPAHFTPSQLRTMTPATSFALVAAREALGDAGWRPESEDERARAGVALGMGMVDLEDVLVTGAALQNRYSRVSPYFVPRILTNMAAGQISMEHGLEGPNHSVSTACATGAHAVGDAFRFIKHDHADVMVCGGTEACINPLALAGFCRLRALATSFNQTPEKASRPFDTKREGFVMGEGAGVMVLEELSHARARGATVYGEVLGYGATGDAYHYTAPREDGRGAVRAMTAALKEAGVAPTEVGYINAHATSTPLGDAVEAQAIREVFQGHAASLGVSSVKGALGHLLGAAGAVEAVLTVIACHAGFLPPTANLEEPEPALGLDLVVDEGRPWLQDSPKRVALTNSFGFGGTNASLCLAACD; encoded by the exons ATGGGAGGCGTGAGGCGTGTAGTGGTAACGGGGCTGGGCCTAGTGACGCCTCTGGGTGTAGGGGCGCCACACACCTGGCTGCGTCTCACTGCTGGGAGGGTGGCCACTTCGGCACTCACTGATGAAGGCTACGCACAG GTGCCGTGTCGGGTTGGTGCCAGAGTGCCGCGGGGCGAAGGCGAGGGAGAGCTGCACCTTCCCGCCCACTTCACGCCCAGCCAACTGCGCACAATGACCCCGGCCACGTCCTTCGCTCTGGTGGCCGCTCGCGAGGCCTTGGGGGATGCTGGGTGGCGTCCAGAGAGTGAGGATGAGCGGGCGAGGGCAGGTGTAGCGCTGGGCATGGGCATGGTGGACCTGGAGGACGTGCTGGTCACGGGAGCGGCGCTGCAGAACCGGTACAGCCGCGTCAGTCCTTACTTCGTGCCGCGCATCCTGACCAACATGGCGGCGGGCCAGATCAGCATGGAGCATGGCCTGGAGGGACCCAACCACAGCGTGTCCACCGCCTGTGCCACTGGTGCCCATGCTGTGGGGGACGCCTTCCGTTTCATTAAGCACGACCACGCCGACGTGATGGTGTGCGGCGGCACTGAGGCGTGCATCAACCCTCTGGCCCTGGCTGGATTCTGTCGCCTGCGTGCCCTGGCCACCAGCTTCAACCAGACGCCGGAGAAGGCTTCACGTCCCTTTGATACCAAGCGGGAAGGCTTTGTCATGGGCGAGGGCGCGGGGGTGATGGTGCTGGAGGAACTCTCCCACGCCCGGGCCCGCGGCGCCACGGTGTACGGGGAGGTGCTGGGCTACGGGGCCACCGGAGATGCCTACCACTACACCGCTCCCAGGGAGGATGGGCGGGGCGCCGTGCGAGCCATGACTGCGGCACTGAAGGAGGCGGGCGTAGCTCCAACAGAAGTGGGCTACATCAACGCCCACGCCACTTCCACGCCCCTAGGGGACGCCGTCGAGGCTCAGGCGATCAGGGAGGTGTTCCAGGGGCACGCGGCGAGCCTTGGCGTGTCCTCCGTGAAAGGAGCGCTGGGTCACCTTCTGGGAGCTGCCGGGGCAGTGGAGGCGGTACTGACGGTCATCGCCTGCCATGCTGGCTTCCTGCCGCCCACTGCAAACCTGGAGGAACCTGAGCCGGCCCTTGGCCTGGATCTGGTGGTGGATGAGGGGCGCCCCTGGCTGCAGGATTCGCCCAAGAGAGTTGCCCTCACCAACTCGTTCGGGTTCGGCGGCACCAACGCCTCCCTGTGCCTGGCTGCCTGTGACTGA
- the LOC123501178 gene encoding nuclear fragile X mental retardation-interacting protein 2-like, with product MAGRSLIMMMLLTTTILGVMGESKADTRITHSNRHYPHHYPHYYPYHHHYPHHHHGDYNHHHHYYKHLYPASPYYYRYHYTQVCKYLVARPLLLARLHGLFSYYMKYCYGSIHPFPALG from the exons ATGGCGGGAAGGAgcctgataatgatgatg CTCCTCACCACAACGATTCTCGGAGTGATGGGGGAGAGCAAAGCAGACACCCGCATCACCCACTCCAACCGTCACTACCCCCATCACTACCCCCACTactacccctaccaccaccactacccccaccaccaccacggcgactacaaccaccaccaccactactacaagcATCTCTACCCAGCCAGCccctactactaccgctaccactACACTCAAGTCTGCAAGTACCTGGTAGCAAGGCCTCTTCTCCTCGCTAg GCTTCACGGCCTCTTCTCTTACTACATGAAATACTGTTACGGCTCCATCCACCCATTCCCCGCCCTGGGTTAG
- the LOC123501176 gene encoding 3-oxoacyl-[acyl-carrier-protein] synthase, mitochondrial-like isoform X1, whose protein sequence is MNMSAKTIRSCAGGMGGVRRVVVTGLGLVTPLGVGAPHTWLRLTAGRVATSALTDEGYAQVPCRVGARVPRGEGEGELHLPAHFTPSQLRTMTPATSFALVAAREALGDAGWRPESEDERARAGVALGMGMVDLEDVLVTGAALQNRYSRVSPYFVPRILTNMAAGQISMEHGLEGPNHSVSTACATGAHAVGDAFRFIKHDHADVMVCGGTEACINPLALAGFCRLRALATSFNQTPEKASRPFDTKREGFVMGEGAGVMVLEELSHARARGATVYGEVLGYGATGDAYHYTAPREDGRGAVRAMTAALKEAGVAPTEVGYINAHATSTPLGDAVEAQAIREVFQGHAASLGVSSVKGALGHLLGAAGAVEAVLTVIACHAGFLPPTANLEEPEPALGLDLVVDEGRPWLQDSPKRVALTNSFGFGGTNASLCLAACD, encoded by the exons CAGGAGGGATGGGAGGCGTGAGGCGTGTAGTGGTAACGGGGCTGGGCCTAGTGACGCCTCTGGGTGTAGGGGCGCCACACACCTGGCTGCGTCTCACTGCTGGGAGGGTGGCCACTTCGGCACTCACTGATGAAGGCTACGCACAG GTGCCGTGTCGGGTTGGTGCCAGAGTGCCGCGGGGCGAAGGCGAGGGAGAGCTGCACCTTCCCGCCCACTTCACGCCCAGCCAACTGCGCACAATGACCCCGGCCACGTCCTTCGCTCTGGTGGCCGCTCGCGAGGCCTTGGGGGATGCTGGGTGGCGTCCAGAGAGTGAGGATGAGCGGGCGAGGGCAGGTGTAGCGCTGGGCATGGGCATGGTGGACCTGGAGGACGTGCTGGTCACGGGAGCGGCGCTGCAGAACCGGTACAGCCGCGTCAGTCCTTACTTCGTGCCGCGCATCCTGACCAACATGGCGGCGGGCCAGATCAGCATGGAGCATGGCCTGGAGGGACCCAACCACAGCGTGTCCACCGCCTGTGCCACTGGTGCCCATGCTGTGGGGGACGCCTTCCGTTTCATTAAGCACGACCACGCCGACGTGATGGTGTGCGGCGGCACTGAGGCGTGCATCAACCCTCTGGCCCTGGCTGGATTCTGTCGCCTGCGTGCCCTGGCCACCAGCTTCAACCAGACGCCGGAGAAGGCTTCACGTCCCTTTGATACCAAGCGGGAAGGCTTTGTCATGGGCGAGGGCGCGGGGGTGATGGTGCTGGAGGAACTCTCCCACGCCCGGGCCCGCGGCGCCACGGTGTACGGGGAGGTGCTGGGCTACGGGGCCACCGGAGATGCCTACCACTACACCGCTCCCAGGGAGGATGGGCGGGGCGCCGTGCGAGCCATGACTGCGGCACTGAAGGAGGCGGGCGTAGCTCCAACAGAAGTGGGCTACATCAACGCCCACGCCACTTCCACGCCCCTAGGGGACGCCGTCGAGGCTCAGGCGATCAGGGAGGTGTTCCAGGGGCACGCGGCGAGCCTTGGCGTGTCCTCCGTGAAAGGAGCGCTGGGTCACCTTCTGGGAGCTGCCGGGGCAGTGGAGGCGGTACTGACGGTCATCGCCTGCCATGCTGGCTTCCTGCCGCCCACTGCAAACCTGGAGGAACCTGAGCCGGCCCTTGGCCTGGATCTGGTGGTGGATGAGGGGCGCCCCTGGCTGCAGGATTCGCCCAAGAGAGTTGCCCTCACCAACTCGTTCGGGTTCGGCGGCACCAACGCCTCCCTGTGCCTGGCTGCCTGTGACTGA
- the LOC123501177 gene encoding glycine-rich protein 23-like — protein MYLQRLLVTACAVVCLALHAAALPAPSPSPAAAPSPAPAPAPAPEPKPEPKAEPFLGLGGLGGLGGGLGVGKFYGYGTYGLGGLGGLGGLGLYGGLGGLYGGLYGGLGGLYGGLYGGLGGLYGIGGIYGLGW, from the exons ATGTACCTCCAGCGGTTACTA GTGACAGCTTGCGCGGTGGTGTGTCTGGCCCTACACGCCGCCGCCCTGCCAGCGCCCTCACCCTCGCCCGCGGCTGCCCCCTCACCCGCGCCAGCACCTGCACCCGCCCCTGAGCCCAAACCTGAACCAAAAGCCGAGCCCTTCCTTGGTCTGGGTGGACTGGGTGGCTTGGGTGGTGGACTGGGTGTAGG gAAGTTCTACGGCTATGGCACCTACGGACTGGGCGGGCTGGGCGGGCTTGGCGGTCTGGGCCTGTACGGGGGTCTGGGTGGCCTGTATGGCGGCCTGTACGGGGGTCTGGGTGGGCTGTATGGCGGCCTGTATGGTGGTCTGGGTGGTCTGTACGGAATAGGAGGGATCTATGGTCTtggatggtga